Within the Pseudomonas sp. SL4(2022) genome, the region TGGTGTTCTCGTTCGTCTCATGGCGCGCAGCTTAGAGTGATTCACGTGTGGTGTCTGTCAGCCTTTGCCGACAATTGCACGTTTTATGACCCGGCAATGGCTTGCAGATGCTGTATGACGGCAGAAGATGGCTTCTGGCTACTATGGGGCAGATATTTATACTGCCTTGTGGCGCAGAGAGGCGTGTTCGAAACGCACGCCTGGCAGGCCTGTGCTCATCAGTGCGCGGATATTGCCATGGTCGTTGCCGCTTGGCGTGGCCAGCACGCTGCGGTAATGCTCGCCGAAGCACAGCAGGGCTTCTTCCAGGCTCAGGTTTTCAAGGATCGCCAGCCCCAGTGTCTTGCATGACCCTTCGTTTTGTCCGGCTGCGTTGTGTACATCACCGTTGCTGAATGCGCTTGGTTGGTACTGGTAGTGCTCGGCAATAAATGCCAGGGTTTCAGCGAAGGTAAAGTGTTCATTGCGCAGCTTGGCGCGAAACTCGATCAGACGGCTCATGCGGGTTTTTCCTTTATCGAAGGCGGCTTGCTGCTCGGCGCTGGCTTCCTTCTGGTATTTGGCTTTCCACTCGGCATAGGGCATGCCATAAACCTCTTCACGGGCTTCATCCGGGGTGATGGCAACGCCGATGTCGTCGGCTGCGGCTTTGAACCACTTGGACAGGCAGTTACGGCAGAAGCCGGCAAGGTTCATCATGTCGATGTTCTGTACATCGGGGCGGGAACGCAGGTGTTGCACCAGGCTGCGAAAGGCGGCGGCTTCAAGTTCGAGACGTTCTTGCTCGGTCATGGCGATGCTCTCTGATTGCAGGCGAGGAGACGTTGGCGGCGATGATAGAAGCATGCCCGTCTGGCGGCAACGGCCCCGGCGCAGGACGCGCCGGGAATCGGCTAGCGGTGGCCGGCGAGGGTGATCGACACCGATTCGGCAAAGCGCAGGGCGTGCAGTTTGTCCACTTCCACCTCGGCGTAGCGCACGTCGGGA harbors:
- a CDS encoding HopJ type III effector protein, whose amino-acid sequence is MSRLIEFRAKLRNEHFTFAETLAFIAEHYQYQPSAFSNGDVHNAAGQNEGSCKTLGLAILENLSLEEALLCFGEHYRSVLATPSGNDHGNIRALMSTGLPGVRFEHASLRHKAV